The DNA window GGTCTGTCAAGGTATTGTAAGTACCTTATGGATAGTGACCAAACTGTTTATTTCAAATCTTTTACTTGAGAACAAAAGTTGCAAGTATTTAGAAGTATAGATGTAgattataaagtattacaaaGAACTTTGGCACAGTCCGATGCAccctattttattatatttaatcgcAATTTACAATGATTTACAATCAAATGTAATTGTGTTTACCTGAATTTGAACTATGACATTAATATGCCATACGTACATCGGTGCACCTGGCTGAGCATCCCAAGCTTCGAAAGTAAAACTAAGCGAAAGAAAGTAAACAATCTCTATTTTCCACATGTCTGTGAATGCGTGTTTGGTGTTGCTTTTGAATTAGGGATGTTGgagtaacaataataacaacatAGTAccttataagaaaatatgcCGATAGTCACTTAATATTACATGTtcttagatatttattataatatttttttaagtagaacATTTTAGTCTGTAGATTAAGTACTTTCATTATAaatgaaatgtatatattacatttaataacacACAATTATTTCAGTATTGTACCGTGTCTAACACcgatgtattttattacttgcTAAATATACTGTATTGGGTGCCTTTTGTAGAGAACTCAAATGTTTTTGTGAATGTTATCACACCGTATTATCTACCACGTATGTCTACAATTTCCAGTATGTAATTATTTGCCGGAATAAATATTTCGatgtttcatatatttcaaatGATTGTTACAATCGTTATTTTGCAATCGGCATATcgtgtattttatatgtttgtagtaaaatttctgcaattagtttaataattctcACGTGATCAATGCAAGCcgtttttatgttttacatacTTTACTTTTCTTAATTCATGTATTAAGAGTAATATCTTTTGAGACAATGTAcagtaaaatgcaaaatatataatgctaaaagttagtttatattaaagtaaatattttttaattgcacacttattaaattttactttcaatCGTGatcgttatattaattagtagAAAAGTAATAATGAGCTgtagcaaaatttaaaaagtcagatcataagtattttaataatttaaagctGTTACAAGGCACATGAAAGGCATGTAAAAGTGATTGCttcataaaagaaatatcttcTTTAATCATCTATCAACCTTATTTTAACgtgtatgtatttaagttcTGTTATGTGAAGCACAATGatcttgtaataattttgtatgatACATTAAAAAGGTTACGcgtattttaaaagatttacaatTTGAACAAGACTAgtcattgattttttaagcATACAGAGTTATAAACACTATGtcataaaagttaaaaaatctccctcaaagaaattttaaactacATAACTTTACAAAACATATAGcttttatgtacaaataaaaaataggtttacaaaaaatgtacaagtagcaatatacaattatataacagTGCActtctttttatgtttaaaattaatatcgcaTGTTGACAAAGTCACGACCGTTTGtcacaattgttttttatcttgttttaAATCCTCGGGACAAGAGGCAGATTTTTTAACAGTCTTGAGATCTACTgagtttgatttatttaaacatggttcttgtttttgtaattctatttgtttctttttcaataatgACCCTCCTGTAAAACCTAAAGACGAAAAATTGCTTCATCTTCATTTCTTACTTCATCATCTCTTATGAAGTaattcatatcattacttCATAATAcccgattttaattttacataaattcatGTAACTTACCTAAAATACCACAACCTACGGCAGCAAGACCACCAAATTTCAGTCCAGCTATCAAACCTATTGGTCCTCCAATACATGTGCCTAGCATAGCACCTGCTATGGGATACGCAGCAACTTTATATGCAGAAGCCTTCTGTAGATATCGTGTACCTTCATTCACATTTATTTGAGTCTCTTCAATATTATCTTCCATATTATCCACCATCTCTTTCTGATCCTGTGtgattgcaaaataaaatataagggAAGGAGAGAGCAAGGAAAGGGGAAACCCTTTCCCCCCACCCTCTCTCATTacgttaaattgtaaaaaattataagaattatatttatctcttCAAAGTATATATCTTGTAAGTCAAAGTAGAATTATATACTCACATGtacaactttattaaattcggCAAAGAGTTCATGTAACTGCTGTATTTCCCCTTGCAGACGATTCCAGACATGCAGACATGTCTGTTGATGCCGCAAATCTTCCTGTTCTACTTGCAATTGAATACCACTATCATCAAGTGGATCTTGAGTTTCCTGTGGTTTACTTTCAGCCATAGGTGGTGATGTCGAAAAATTCAATTCCATCTCTGTTCCAACCACACATTTGTTTTGTATTCATAATaagattttagaattttaaaccAAATTCAAAATGAAGAAAGagtattgtatatttatgcTGTTTCTTACCTAAATACTCCTCAATCGCGCTCATGATGCTCGATCGTGCGTTGGTCgtcaatttatcaaatttaccAATATCAACATCAAGAACCTGCGCTCTGAGAGTGTCCATCTGGTACAACAATTCCTTTAGTTGCTTGATGATCCGAGAGACATTTATGTGCTCCTTCCGAACCTGTTCCCAATCGTGTTGTTCCTGATACTGTAAGAATTTAAATAGCCCACGTCAAAGACTCTAAAAGTATGTAAGATGTGTAAAACAAACATGCATACTTTCTTGATATTGTTCTTATGTCGCTTCAACAAATTTACATGATGTGGTATGGCaacattgaaattattgatttgGATTTCTAGGCGTCTAATAGGTTGCTTAATCGTGAGACTCTCCGATAATGCCGACATGCTCCTGGTAATGTTTCCCTCCGCTTAACTGCGTATATTCTTTTGTGTATCTCCTTGCAGAATTGACACAATCTCAAAGTGCACTCTTTAAGTTTCAATCTTCTTGCAGTTGTTTCAGCGAAAAATCTTCATGATAAAAAAGAGTGTTGGATGATATGTAGAATTGCACAATTTGATAACTacgttttattactttatcaaATTCACGCATTTCGTTCAAAACAGTCCGAAATAAATGATCAGCTGTTGATCTGCCCGATGCAACACACGCAcaaaagattgtaaaaaaaaactgagcGCTTTCTCCATCTGTAGTTACAAATTACTACTAAACAGCTACAAGTTTTAATGCGCCACGTAAGATGGCGGGTAATGTATCTTTTAAAAGAGAATCTGCCGAATATTCGATTGATTACGCGCGATTGATcaatattcttttactttttttttatatataatttttgtaataataaagcaaaatacCTGTCaaacaattgttttatcacgtagtattttttactaatgttgtattaaaatttattaaattttttatgtcataGACAATTTCCAATTTTTGGCAGATTTTAGAATATAATGCTATTAGTTAATTTGCTATTTACCATGGCTCATAAAGTcacaaatagaattttatcgcGAATTCCGACGGAAATTATTGCGTCTGGGATAATGGGAACGCTTTGTTCACGAAATACAGGCAAAATATTACCTCAATAaatttcacatatttcacGTTTACCACTCGTCAAAAGTGTGTGCTTTTGTGCAAATGATCGCGAAATGAAACGTCAGGCGTCGACGTGACATTTCGCCCTGCGATAATGAATTCATGTGTGCGATAACGGAAAGGAAAATTGCTAATCGCGTTTATAACGAGCGCCATTCGCAGCGGCCATTGCACATGCGCGGCCGCGAAAGTTTACCGCCATTATTCCGCGCGCCGCGCGTCGACGCTCGAGCGTCTGTGGTTTTCGCGCGTGAAAAAGCAAGCTCGCGACCCTCGTCCCACCCCCGAATAAGCGTCGGCAGTGTCGAAATAAAGTACGGAATAAAGTGCCGTAGTGTGATAATGCGCGGTCGTGTTCTAAAAGCGGTTAATCGGCGCGCGCGGTAACGCGAGTGGACCTGGGTAGACCGCCGTTTGTGTGCCGAACGTTGCCGTGTGTCCGTCGTGTGTCCGCTCATTCGAAATCATGCGTTTGACACGTTCCGTCAATAACATAATCGGTTAATCGTCGTGTGCACACCTTTACATCATTTTCTCGCTACACCGCGCGACGCTGTGCAATCGGGTATTAAAAGTGTCGGCCGGCCGCGTCGGACGGACGAATTAATTCAGGTACGTACATATTATACGTATGCACCGATTGTAATTAGCTGGATTCCGTTGCGTTGTGTAAATTTGTATCTCCGGAGTCAGAAATACTTACGGAGTTCGGTACGGACAATGGTTTTTCGAGAGGCAAAAACCTGCCTCCTGTTTCTTAACCTATAAGTTGGTGGGATGGCCAAGTGGCGGTGTTTCGTTAAATATTCCATTCTTTTAAGTTGGCAGCGGAGTTTTATACTTTCTTATTCTCGTTAAAGTTTAAAGGATCCAATCTCATCAACTTTGATTAACTTAAAATCGgtcgattaaatttataattttatcagctGCAAAACTTGTAACTGATTATTTACCCTAaccgaattttttaattattttaattacatgtacattacttaatttttaattaaagcattatattttacatgaataaattacagtttgcAGAAAATTTGTGTGGACAAggaaaataatacaatcaatttcaagttttacaattggcaataaattaatttaatcaaagatGGTGAGATTGggctataaaatttattatttttacattttcttattttataacagtaacgtaaatttaatcaGTATGATTTCATATctctaaagtttttttaatgatacaaTTCTCTTATatgagaaaagaatttttg is part of the Monomorium pharaonis isolate MP-MQ-018 chromosome 2, ASM1337386v2, whole genome shotgun sequence genome and encodes:
- the LOC105837584 gene encoding syntaxin-17 isoform X1, producing the protein MSALSESLTIKQPIRRLEIQINNFNVAIPHHVNLLKRHKNNIKKYQEQHDWEQVRKEHINVSRIIKQLKELLYQMDTLRAQVLDVDIGKFDKLTTNARSSIMSAIEEYLEMELNFSTSPPMAESKPQETQDPLDDSGIQLQVEQEDLRHQQTCLHVWNRLQGEIQQLHELFAEFNKVVHDQKEMVDNMEDNIEETQINVNEGTRYLQKASAYKVAAYPIAGAMLGTCIGGPIGLIAGLKFGGLAAVGCGILESLFSNSVNEHHSNQFDIDDQKNGREVRKFAQAPHTYVIKVEQVITECTTKSPLQALVVIIVVVRVFSIFFLSCSSDNKARRFYNHRKALSTARSKLLITMD
- the LOC105837584 gene encoding syntaxin-17 isoform X2 encodes the protein MSALSESLTIKQPIRRLEIQINNFNVAIPHHVNLLKRHKNNIKKYQEQHDWEQVRKEHINVSRIIKQLKELLYQMDTLRAQVLDVDIGKFDKLTTNARSSIMSAIEEYLEMELNFSTSPPMAESKPQETQDPLDDSGIQLQVEQEDLRHQQTCLHVWNRLQGEIQQLHELFAEFNKVVHDQKEMVDNMEDNIEETQINVNEGTRYLQKASAYKVAAYPIAGAMLGTCIGGPIGLIAGLKFGGLAAVGCGILGFTGGSLLKKKQIELQKQEPCLNKSNSVDLKTVKKSASCPEDLKQDKKQL
- the LOC105837584 gene encoding syntaxin-17 isoform X3: MSALSESLTIKQPIRRLEIQINNFNVAIPHHVNLLKRHKNNIKKYQEQHDWEQVRKEHINVSRIIKQLKELLYQMDTLRAQVLDVDIGKFDKLTTNARSSIMSAIEEYLEMELNFSTSPPMAESKPQETQDPLDDSGIQLQVEQEDLRHQQTCLHVWNRLQGEIQQLHELFAEFNKVVHDQKEMVDNMEDNIEETQINVNEGTRYLQKASAYKVAAYPIAGAMLGTCIGGPIGLIAGLKFGGLAAVGCGILGKSSVS